GCGTTGTCGCCCCAGGCGGGGAGACGAGGCGGTCGCGCCGGACGGCGGGGTCCGGGGCGTAGGCCGTGTCGAAGACCTCCGACACCCAGGGGCGCAGCACGGGCTGGTCCGCTTGTCCGCGGCCCGCGTGACCAGGTCCAGCGGCGGGTGGTGCAGGACCTGCAGCGCGATCGCGGGACCGCCGTTCTCCAGCGCCAGCCGGGCGGCGGCCGCGGCCAGCGAGCCGCCCGCGCTCTGCGCGCCGACGCACAGCCGCTGCCCGTCCCAGTCGCCGTCCTGCTGCGCGGCCCAGGTGACCACGTCGAAGACCTGCTCCACCGCGACGGGGAAGGGGCCGCGGGGCGAGCGCGCAGTCCACGTTGAGCACCACGACGCCGGTGCGGTGCGCCAGGTGGCGGCACCACGCGTCGTCCTGCTCGGGGTGGCCGATGACGAACCCCCCACCGTGGACGTTGACGTACGCGCCGGGCCGCTCGGCGCCGGGCGGCGGGGAGTACGCGGTGCACCGGACGTCCCCGTGCCGCGTCGGGACGGCGAGAGCCCTCGTGCGGCCGGGTATCTCGTCGAACCGGAGCTCGGGCCCCTCCCGCGGCCGTCCGAGCCGGTTCATCGCGCGAGCCACCACCCCGGCGACGAACGGGTGCGACAGCAGGCCCACCACCGACCACCTCCCGACCGGCACCGGGCGTGGTCTACCGCTCCAGCGCGGTCCGGAGATCACGTCGCGGTGCGGCCCCAGGCCTGCTTCACCGCGTCGACGATGTGGTGGTAACCCGTGCAGCGGCAGAGGTTCCCGGCGAGCAGCTGCCGGATCGACTCGTCGTCCGGGTGGTCGTCGGGGTCCGCCGCGGACAGGGTCGCGATGATCCCCGGGGTGCAGAACCCGCACTGGAGCGCGTGGCGGTCCTTGAACGCCTGCTGCAGCGGGCTCAGGCCGTCCGGTGGGGTGAGGCCCTCGATCGTCGTCACCTCGGTGCCGTCCGCCTGCACCGCCAGCGTGATGCAGGAGCGCGCCGGTTCGCCGTCGACGAGCACCGTGCAGGCACCGCAGACGCCGTGCTCGCAGCCAGCGTGGGTGCCGGTGTGACCGAGGTCGTCGCGCAGGAAGTCCACCAGCAGGCGGCGAACCGGGACCGTGCGCTGCACCGCGCGGCCGTTCACGGTCACCGCGATCTCCCGTGTCGTGGTCGGGTCCTCAGTCATGCGTCACCTGCTCCAGGGCCCGCTGCACGCTCGCGCGCAGCGCTGCGCGCCGGGTCGCCGGGTCGGCGTGGAGGTCGTCCGGCGGGGAGGTGGCGTCCGCGGCCGCGTCCGCCGCGGCCGCGACCGGGGTGCGGGACAACGGCGTCCCGCGCAGCGCCCCTTCCGCCTCGGGCAGCCGTCGCACCGTGCCGCCGATGCCGAAGCCGACCAGGCGCACGTCGGTCACCTCGCGCTCGTCCACCCGCACCACCGCGGCCGCGCCCGCGAGGGCGAAGTCGCCCGCGCGCGGGCTGACCTCGGCGAACCCGCACCGCGCGGGGCGAACCGGCACGCGCACCTCGGTGAGCACCTCGTCAGCGGACAGCGACGTCTGGTACGGCGCCACGAACAGCTCGGCGACCGGGACCGTGCGGCGACCGCTGGGCCCGGTCACCACCACCTCGGCGTCCAGCGCGGTGGCGGCCGCGCACAGCTCCGCCGCCGGGTCGGCGTGGGCGAGGGACCCGCCGACGGTGCCGCGGGTGCGGACCTGGTGGTGGCCGACGTGCCGCAGCGCCCGCCCGAGCAGCGGACAGCTCTCCCGCACCAGCGGCGCGGTCTCGGCGGTGCGCTGGCGCACCGCCGCGCCGATGACCAGGACGTCGTCCTCGCGGCGGAGCTCCGACAGCTCCGGGAGGCGGCCGACGTCGACCAGCAGGCTCGGCCGGGCCAGGCGGAAGTTCATCATCGGCAGCAGGCTCTGGCCGCCGGCCAGCACCTTCGCGTCCTCGTCCGCCGCCAGCAGCCGCACCGCGTCACCGAGGCTGTCCGGGCGGGCGTAGCGGAACGGTGGGGGTTTCACGACCGGGCCTCCTCGATCAGCCGCCGCACCACCGACGGGGTCAGTGGCGTGGTGTCGACGTCGGTCACGCCCAGCGGTTCGAGCGCGTGCTCGACGGCGCGCGCGATCGCGGCCGGTGGACCGATGATGCCCGCTTCACCGGCGCCCTTGATGCCGAACGGGATCCCGGGCGCCGGGCTGCAGAGCTCCTCGGTGGCGATGTCCGGGACCTCGCACGCCGTGGGGATCGCGTAGTCGGCGAACGTGGTGGCCAGCGGCTGCCCGTCGGCGTGGGGGAGCTGCTCGTGGAGCACCCCGCCGATGCCCTGCGCGACCCCGCCGTGGACCTGCCCGGCCACGGTGAGCGGGTTGATGACGCGCCCGCAGTCGTGCACCGCCACGTACCGCCGCACCCGCACCACACCGGTGTCCGGGTCCACCTCGACGACCGCGGCGTGCGTGGAGTTGGTGTAGGTGGCCGAGGCGTTCATCCTGCCGTCCGCGCGCGGCACGTGGTCCATGCCGGGCGGCTCGTAGCTGGCGCGCGCGTCGAGCCCCGGCTCGGTCCCCGGCGGCAGCTCGAACGTGCGGGTCAGCGCCACCTGGGCGATGCGCTCCCACGGCACCGAGCTGCCCGGGCTGCCGCGCACCCGGAAGCCGCCGTCGGCCAGCTCGACGTCCTGCGGCGCGGCTTCCAGCAGGTGCGCGGCGATCTCGGTCCCCTTGCGCCGCAACGCTTCCGCGGCCCGGTGGATCGCGCCGCCGGCCACGACCGCGCTGCGGCTGGCGAAGCTGCCCAGGCCGAACGGGGCGGTGTCGGTGTCGCCCATCACCACCCGCACCCGCTCGATCGGCAGCGCCAGCGCCTCGGCGACGAGGGTGGCCACCGCGGTGTGCGCGCCCTGGCCCATCGCCGAGATCCCCACCGCGACGGTGACCCCGCCGTCGGGGTCGAAGCGCAGGTCCGCCGCGTCCTGGCCGCTGCGGATGCCGGTGACGGAGAACGCGCTGGCGGCGACCCCTTCGACGTAGGTGGCGTACCCGACGCCCAGGTGCGCGCCGGGGCGGGCGTCGCGCTCCTCGGCGAGCACCCGCTCGCCCAGCTCCACGGCGCGCTCGAACGCCGCGCGGTGGCTGCCGGAGTCCAGCCGGGCGCCCGCGGCGGTCTCGTACGGCAGGTCCTCCGG
This region of Saccharopolyspora hordei genomic DNA includes:
- a CDS encoding (2Fe-2S)-binding protein, with amino-acid sequence MTEDPTTTREIAVTVNGRAVQRTVPVRRLLVDFLRDDLGHTGTHAGCEHGVCGACTVLVDGEPARSCITLAVQADGTEVTTIEGLTPPDGLSPLQQAFKDRHALQCGFCTPGIIATLSAADPDDHPDDESIRQLLAGNLCRCTGYHHIVDAVKQAWGRTAT
- a CDS encoding FAD binding domain-containing protein → MKPPPFRYARPDSLGDAVRLLAADEDAKVLAGGQSLLPMMNFRLARPSLLVDVGRLPELSELRREDDVLVIGAAVRQRTAETAPLVRESCPLLGRALRHVGHHQVRTRGTVGGSLAHADPAAELCAAATALDAEVVVTGPSGRRTVPVAELFVAPYQTSLSADEVLTEVRVPVRPARCGFAEVSPRAGDFALAGAAAVVRVDEREVTDVRLVGFGIGGTVRRLPEAEGALRGTPLSRTPVAAAADAAADATSPPDDLHADPATRRAALRASVQRALEQVTHD